A segment of the Aureimonas sp. SA4125 genome:
GCACGCCGCTGAATGCCATCATCGGTTTTTCCGACGTGCTCCATCAGGAGCTGTTCGGCGGCTTCGAGGATCCGCGGCAGCGGGAATACGTCGGGCTGATCCGCCAGTCGGGCGAACATCTCCTCTCGGTCGTCAACGGTCTTCTCGACATTTCCAAGATCGAGGCCGGACGCTACGAGCTCGAGGTCGAGCGCTTCGACGTCGCCAAGGCGCTCGTCTCGGCCGCCGCCCTCATCCGTCCGCAGGCCGAACGCAAGGGTCTGGTGCTCGACGTCGCGCTCGGCCCGCACCTTCCCGAGGTCGTTGCCGACCGCCACGCCTGCCATCAGATCCTTCTCAATCTCCTGGCCAATGCGGTGAAGTTCACCGACCATGGCGGAGTGACCCTGCGCGCCGATGCGCGGGGCGGCATGCTTGTCCTGTCCGTTGCCGATACCGGCATCGGGATCGCGCAGAAGGACCTGCCGCGGCTGGGGCAGCCGTTCACGCAGCTGTCGCAGGGAATCGCGCGGCGCTACCAGGGAACCGGCCTTGGGCTGTCGCTGGTCAAGGGACTGGCTGTCCTCCACCACGGTTCGATGGAGATCGCCAGCGAACTGGGCCGCGGAACCACCGTAACCGTTCGCATCCCCCTCGACGGCATGGCCGCAATCGCCGACATTGAGTCCTCCAGAAACAAGATCGTGGCGCTGACCGATGCCTGCAAAGAGACAGACTCCCCTTCGCGCCAAGACCGGCCGAGCCGTCGCACGGCCTAGCGTCGCGCGCCGGGGGCTTCGCCTCTCGGTCGCAGCCCTGAGCCTGATCGGCAGGCCCATCGCGGCGCGCCCGGTGCTGTCGGGCGGGATCGCAGGTGTCGCGATTCTGTTCGCGCTGGTGTCGGGCAATGCCATCCTGTCGCAGCCGGGACGCCATCCCCGGCCGATGATGGCGACGCGGGGACCTCTCCTCGACCAGCCCGCGACCGAGCTGGCGGCGGCGGAGATTGTCCTTCAGCCAGTGCCCTTGGTCCTCGAAGTGCAGGAGGAACTGGCGCGCACCGGCCACTACGCGCTGAACCCCGACGGGCGTCCCGGCAAGGCGACGGCGGCCGCGATCCGTGCCTTCCAGAGCGAACATGCCCTGCGCGTCGACGGCGAGCCGTCGCCGCTCCTCCTGTCGCAGATCCGCCAGCTGGCCGGCGAGGCACCCAGTCCCTCCGCCAGGCCCGATGGCGCCGAACGCATGGCGAGCATCGAGCCGGCGGAAGCCAGCCGCGCCGCGGCCGACCCGGCCACGACAGGCTCGACCGGCGAAGAGATTTCCGACAAGGAACTGGTGCGACGGATCCAGAGCGGGCTTGCCAATGCCGATGTCGCCAAGCTGACGGCCGACGGCGTGGTCGGCGAACAGACGCGCGCGGCGATCCGCACCTTCGAGGCGCTGGAGGGAATGGACGTGACCGGCAGGCCCAACAAGCGCCTGCTCGACCACCTCATCGCCATCGGCGCGGTGAAGTGAGGGCAGCGCGATGCGCGTGACGAGCGCGCTCTTCGTCTCGCAACTCGTCCGCCGGATCTTTTCCGACGGCGGATTTGCCGCCGTCGAACGCCAGGGCGCCGAGGCGGCAGGGGCGATCTTCGTCCTCGTCAGGGCCCGCGACGGGCAGGTGACGCTGTTCGGGCCGGCCAGCCAAACCCACTCCGCCGACGACGGCGGCCGGCGCTTCATGCGCGAGGCGATGCAGGGCGCCGATGCGCTGGAGCGGCGCCTTGCCCGCGAGGCGCGTTTCGATCCGGATTTCTGGGTGGTGGAGATCGAGACGGGCGCGCCCGAAAACTATCTGGATATCGTCGAGGCCTGACCCCACAGGAGCGAGCGGCCGGCCCAATGGGCTGGCGGCATTAAGATCGCGGAAGGCGCGACGGCTCAAGGGCGCCGGGTGCCTCAGGGTCGAAGGGCAGAGTCGGCGGGGACGCGCCGGCTGCAACATGCGTGGCCGTGGCGCCGTATGGCCCGCCGTCAACCCGACTTGGAGCTCTTCTGCTCACCCCAGGGCCGTTGCGCCCGGCGGCCGAACTCGGCCGGCGGCGCGGCGCGCGGCAGAGGCTGGAGGTCCTGGTACTGCGGCTCGAGCGCGGGGGCGGAAACCGCCTTGCGCAGCCGCGATCCGTGGGCGATGGCCGCGCAGTCCTCGACTTTCAGGGCGCGGTAGAAGCGCGTCATCAGGCTGAATTTCGCGACATCGAGACCGATGTCGGGCTTCATCATCATCAGGATGGTCAAGGCATCCGCCGGGCCCGCGCCGAGCGCCTTGACCGCGACGGCCAGGCGCTCGCCGCTGTCGTCCTCGGCGATCTTGACGAGGACGTCCTGGGAAAGGTCGAGGGCCTGCCGCAGGCCTTCGTAGAAGCTCGCCCCGTCCTGCTGGACGGCGAGCGCGACGAGCGCGTGCAGCGACGGCCCCCGCATCTCGCGCCCGCCCGGCCGCGCCAGTCGCCGCAAGGTCTGGCGGATGAGGTCGGCGGCGCCCTGGGGGGAGGGCGTCATATCATTCGTCTGCGGCGCCGCCTCGGACCGGTCGGCCCCGGCAGCCGGCGCGCCTGTCGTGCGCAGCTCGGGAAAGACGGGTGCCGCGGCCTGCGGTTCGCTCGTGAACACATCCGGAGCGGCCGCCGTTTCGAAGGCTGCCGGTTCGGGGGACCCTGCAGGCTTTGGGGCCGACACATCCAGGGGAGCGGCGGCGAGGGGCTCGGTCGAGGCCGTCGGCGTTGCGAGGGGGGGCGAGGGCGTCGCGCTCCCGGGCGATGGCGCGCGGCCGGCGATGATCTTGCGCAGGCGCCGGTCGCGGCTGGCGCGCAGCGCCAGAAGGTCGGACGTCCCCAGCACCGGGCTGGAGGTGAGGAAGGGTGCCGAAATCTCCAGCGGTTCGGCGATCAGGAGGTCGACGATCGGCCGGGGCACGCGCGGGCTGTGCGACAGCGCGGCGGCGAGCGCCCGGCGCGTCTCCGGCCGGATCTTGTCCCACAGGGGCACGACCAGACGGCTGAAGTCGCGTGCCTGATTGTCGCCGGGGGAGCGCAGCGATCCGTAGCTGGCAACCGCGGCGCTGACGATGGTGTCGAATCCGTCGCGGCCAGCGGTCTTTTCAAGGGCTCTAAAGAGGCGCTGGCTGTCGTGCTTCATGGGGCTCCGGGCGGTTCGATGGTCATTGCCGACGATCGAAAGAATTAGCTAAGATATCTTAGCAACCGATTAACCCTGATCCCGCTTTCTAGCTTCGCGAAAGGTCGCCGCGCCATAGTCCGCTCAACAGACCGATGCTGATAAGGCTTTGCCATGGCAGTCATGCTCTTTTTCCCCCACCGACCGACGGCGGAAAAGGCCCCCGTCCGACGCGCGGGTCTGGGCGTGACGACCGCCGAGATCGTCATCCTGCCCTGTATCCGGCGGGAGGCGATCGTTTCGGCTGTGATCGACGCGCCGGTGCTGCTGAAGGCCTAACGGTCGGGCAACACGATGCTCAGGGCGTGCCTGTCGCCTCGGGAATGACGGCAAGGCCGGCTGGTTCGAGCTTCTGACAGCGCAGGGAGCGCACGAAGGCATCGACGCCCGGGCGCTGCGTTTCGTCGCCGACCAGAACCCGCAACGTCAGATAACCCTCCGCCAGGTCGAGCCCGACCGGGATCGCCGTCTCGTCCTGGGAGACGCTGTTGGCCTCGGCGTCGACGAGCTGCTCGGGCGTGCCGAGGAGAAGGTCGAACCGGCCCTTTACCGCCGAGCGGTCGTTGATCGAGTAGAGATTGTCACCCTGGCGCGAATAGATCGAGGCGGACCAGAACTCGGTCGCGGCGGGCGCCGTCACGCGCACCGGGCCGTCCTCGAGCGAGAACCGGCAGGCGGCGGTGACGAAAGCCGGGTCGATGAAGGCGAAGTCGTGTGCGCCTGGACCGTCGTCGCGCAACCCGGAGCCGCTCCCCGCCTGGCGCTGCGAGTCGATCCGCACCACTGTCTCCATTCCGGCAATGCGGCCGAGCCGCCCCCAGGCATTGTTGCCGGCAAGGAGCGGGATGGCGAAGATGACGACGATGTGGACGATCGCCGCCCCGACGAGGCCGATCACCACGGCGAGGATGAGCTTACCCATCGCGGCAGTCACCACGCGTGAGGGTCGGCAGGACGAGGCTGGCGACGCCGCTGGAGGTGCTGGCCGGCGTGTCGTAGAGCGTCAGCGCCAGTGTGAATTCGCCGCTGCCGGTGACCGAAAGCCAGTTTCCGGGGGCGGCCCTCGGTCCGACGGTCATGACAGCCGAATTATCCTCGGCGCGCATCAGGCTGCGCGACACCAGCCAGCCGGGTCGGCCTTCGCCGGGATCGACGAGGAGGCCGTCCGGCAGATAGGCCGCCAGTGTCCACACCCGCGCCAGCGGAGTCTGGCCGGCAAGACCGTAGCTGCACTGGCGCATCAGCGGCCGGCCGGCGCTGTCCGCGTTGGCGCGAAAGCTGATGCCCTCGCCGCCGCCGAGGGTCAGATTGCCGATGCGCGCGAGGACGGCTCTGGAATAGGGATCGGCAT
Coding sequences within it:
- a CDS encoding DUF1491 family protein, which codes for MRVTSALFVSQLVRRIFSDGGFAAVERQGAEAAGAIFVLVRARDGQVTLFGPASQTHSADDGGRRFMREAMQGADALERRLAREARFDPDFWVVEIETGAPENYLDIVEA
- a CDS encoding DUF1254 domain-containing protein, translated to MGKLILAVVIGLVGAAIVHIVVIFAIPLLAGNNAWGRLGRIAGMETVVRIDSQRQAGSGSGLRDDGPGAHDFAFIDPAFVTAACRFSLEDGPVRVTAPAATEFWSASIYSRQGDNLYSINDRSAVKGRFDLLLGTPEQLVDAEANSVSQDETAIPVGLDLAEGYLTLRVLVGDETQRPGVDAFVRSLRCQKLEPAGLAVIPEATGTP
- a CDS encoding peptidoglycan-binding protein, giving the protein MPAKRQTPLRAKTGRAVARPSVARRGLRLSVAALSLIGRPIAARPVLSGGIAGVAILFALVSGNAILSQPGRHPRPMMATRGPLLDQPATELAAAEIVLQPVPLVLEVQEELARTGHYALNPDGRPGKATAAAIRAFQSEHALRVDGEPSPLLLSQIRQLAGEAPSPSARPDGAERMASIEPAEASRAAADPATTGSTGEEISDKELVRRIQSGLANADVAKLTADGVVGEQTRAAIRTFEALEGMDVTGRPNKRLLDHLIAIGAVK
- a CDS encoding DUF1214 domain-containing protein, which translates into the protein MRFMILLALSIGLALGLGAWTADRALEMSADLGTVEVGPWRANPLGGSPDADPYSRAVLARIGNLTLGGGEGISFRANADSAGRPLMRQCSYGLAGQTPLARVWTLAAYLPDGLLVDPGEGRPGWLVSRSLMRAEDNSAVMTVGPRAAPGNWLSVTGSGEFTLALTLYDTPASTSSGVASLVLPTLTRGDCRDG